In Dromiciops gliroides isolate mDroGli1 chromosome 4, mDroGli1.pri, whole genome shotgun sequence, one DNA window encodes the following:
- the LOC122755859 gene encoding protein ABHD11-like — MWRWTRAWRGLWGVALEPPLPSRGPSLPWAPAAHGSSGPRPVPLSYKLLDSQDTHPPLVFLHGLFGSKMNFQSIAKALGQQTGRKVLTVDARNHGDSPHSPDSSYEAMSADLQALLPQLGLAPCVLIGHSMGGKTAMILALQRPELVERLILVDISPLPTTAISDFSSYLAAMKSMQIPKELPLSQARKVAHEQLSHIIKDVAVRQFLLTNLVKTNGQFMWRVNVEALTQQMDKIMDFPRLQKSYPGPTLFLSGANSEFIQPSHHPEIKRLFPQAQILSIPGAGHWIHADQPQDFMASVKRFLS; from the exons ATGTGGCGCTGGACCCGGGCCTGGAGGGGTCTCTGGGGGGTGGCCTTGGAGCCCCCACTGCCCTCTCGGGGGCCCAGCCTCCCTTGGGCCCCGGCCGCGCACGGGAGCAGCGGCCCCAG gccagTGCCCCTCTCCTACAAGCTGCTGGACTCCCAGGACACCCACCCGCCCCTGGTCTTCCTGCACGGCTTGTTTGGCAGCAAAATGAACTTCCAGTCCATCGCCAAGGCCCTGGGGCAGCAGACGGGCAGGAAG GTGCTGACAGTGGATGCCCGGAACCATGGAGATAGCCCCCACAGCCCTGATTCCAGCTATGAGGCCATGAGCGCCGACCTTCAGGCCCTCCTGCCCCAGCTTGGCCTGGCCCCCTGCGTCCTCATCGGACACAGCATGGGGGGCAAGACAGCCATGATACTGGCACTGCAGAGG CCAGAGCTGGTGGAACGCCTGATCTTGGTGGATATCAGCCCGTTGCCAACCACGGCCATCTCAGACTTCTCTTCCTACTTGGCAGCCATGAAGTCCATGCAAATCCCCAAGGAGCTGCCCCTCTCTCAGGCCCGCAAAGTGGCACACGAGCAGCTCAGTCATATCATCAAG GACGTCGCTGTACGGCAGTTCCTCCTCACCAATCTGGTGAAAACCAACGGGCAGTTCATGTGGAGGGTCAACGTCGAGGCGCTAACCCAGCAGATGGACAAGATCATGGACTTCCCCCGGCTCCAGAAATCCTACCCTGGGCCCACACTCTTCCTCAGTGGTGCTAACTCCGAATTCATCCA GCCGAGTCACCATCCTGAGATCAAGCGTCTGTTCCCGCAAGCCCAGATCCTGTCTATCCCAGGGGCCGGCCACTGGATCCATGCCGACCAACCCCAGGACTTCATGGCCAGTGTTAAACGCTTTCTGTCCTAG